The Streptomyces sp. TLI_105 DNA segment GGACGCGGCCGACGGCTTCATCCTCGTCCCGCACCTGACCCCCGGCGGCCTCGACGACTTCGTCGACCAGGTCGTCCCGCTGCTCCAGGAGCGCGGGGTCTTCCGCACGGAGTACACGGGCACCACGCTGCGCTCGCACCTCGGCCTCGCCGATCCCGTATGGAAAGGTGGCACACCATGAGCACGGATCCACGACAGGACTGGCAGCACTGGCACGAGCAGCGCGAGGCCGCGGTCGCCTCCTCGTACGGCCCGCTCTCCCTCACGGGCACCCACTGGCTCGCGGACTTCCCCGAGGGTCGCATTCCGGCCATTCCCGGTGAGTGGCGGGAGGACGGCGACGAGGTGGTCCTGACGGCGGGCGCCGAGGACGGGCTCACCGTCGACGGCAAGCCCTTCGCCGGCACGGTCCGGCTCACCGCCGACCACGGGCCGATCCACGAGTCCCGGGTCGAGTCGGCGGGCCGACGGCTCGTGGTGCTGCGGCGCGAAGGGCTGTGGGCCGTACGGGACTTCGACCCGGGCTCGGAGGCGCGCCGCGCCTTCCGGGGCATCGAGGCCACCCCGTACGACGAGCGCTGGGTGGTGTCCGGCGTGTTCCGTCCGTACGGGGAGACGCGCGGCGTACGGGTGGAGAACGCGGACGGCCGGGAGCGCGGCCTAGGCCTCTCCGGGGAGCTGGCCTTCGAGCTGCACGGCGGCGAACACGTCCTCCGGGTGGCCGTCGAGGACGACGGCACCCTGTGGGCGGTCTTCGCGGACGCCACCAGCGGCCGGGACAGCTACCGCTTCCGTTTCCTGCGGCCCGAGGCCCCGGCGGCGGACGGTTCGGTGACGGTCGACTTCAACCGGGCGCTGCTGCCGCCGTGCGCCTTCGCGGACCACTTCATCTGCCCCTTCCCGCCGCCCGGGAACACGCTCGACACCGCCGTGCCGGCGGGGGAGCGGCGGCTGAACCCGGCCTGAGCAGGGATTTTTCCTCGCGGGTGGTGCCCCTGGCCGGGACGGTCGGGGGCACCCGTTCGTACCGCGGTCTTGTGCGTCCGCTCGGAGAGGGCCACTATCACTGGCGGTGCATGTCAGGAACACGTCACCTGATGGCGCCTCACGGGCCCGCCATCCACGGGCCCCTCCGCTTTTCCCAGAAGGAGAACAGTGAGGAGCACAGTGAGGAACACCCGCACCCGCCTGCTCGCCGTCGCCGCCGGTCTCGCCGCCGCGACCGCCCTCGGACTCCCCGGCGCCCAGGCCGCCCCCGCGCCCGGTCCCGCCGGAGCCGCCCAGCTCGCCCGCGCCGACGCCGCCGTCGAAGCCGCCGGAGTCGGCGGCACCGCCTGGTACGTGGACAGAGCCGCGGGCCGGGTCGTCGTCACCGCCGACTCCACCGTCACCGACGCCGGACTCGCGAAGATCCAGCGCCAGGCCGGCGCCGACGCCGGAGCCCTCCGCGTCCAGCGCACCCCCGGCGTCCTCAAGCCGCTGCTCTCCGCCGGAGACGCCATCTACGGCGGCGGCTACCGCTGCTCGCTCGGCTTCAACGTGGTCAGCGGCTCCACGTACTACTTCCTGACCGCCGGCCACTGCGGCAACGTCGCGAAGACCTGGTACACCAACTCCGCGCAGTCGACCCTGATCGGCGCCACCGCCGGCTCCAGCTTCCCGGGCAACGACTACGCCCTGGTCCGCTACGACAACACCTCGCTCAGCCACTCCGGCGGCTACTCCGCCGCCGACGCCTACGTGGGCGAGTCCGTCAAGCGCACCGGCTCCACCACCGGCACCCACGGCGGCACGGTCACCGGCCTCAACGCCACCGTCCACTACTCCAGCGGCGGCACGGTGAAGGGCCTGATCCAGACCAACGTCTGCGCCGAGCCCGGCGACTCCGGCGGCCCGCTCTACGACGGAACCAAGGCGCTCGGCATCACCTCCGGCGGCAGCGGCGACTGCCGGTCGGGCGGCACCACCTTCTTCCAGCCGGTGCCCGAGGCGCTCTCCGCGTACAAGGTCAGCCTCTACTGATCCCACCCGCACGGCCCGTTCATCGAACCCCCACCCAGGAGGAACGCGACCATGCACATCACCCCCACGAAGAAGTTCCGACTGCTCGCCCTCACCGCCGGCCTCGTCGCCGCCGCCGCGACGCTCGGCGTCCCCACCGCCAGCGCCGACTCGGCCCAGACGTTCAGCGCCACCCAGCTCTCCGCCGCGAGCGACGCCGTCCTCGCCGCCGACGTGGCCGGCACCGCCTGGCGCGTCGACACCGCCACCGGCAAGGTCGTCGTCACCGCCGACTCCACCGTCTCCCAGGCCGAGATCGCGAAGATCAAGCACCAGGCCGGCACCAACGCGGGTGCGCTGCGCATCGAGCGCACCCCCGGCACGTTCAACAAGCTGATCTCCGGCGGCGACGCCATCTACGCGAGCAGCTGGCGCTGCTCGCTCGGCTTCAACGTCAAGGACAGCGCGGGGAACTACTACTTCCTCACCGCCGGCCACTGCACCGACGGCGCGGGCACGTGGTGGTCCAACTCCACCCACTCCACCGTGCTCGGCTCCACGGCCGGGTCGAGCTTCCCGACCAACGACTACGGCATCGTGCGCTACACCAACACCTCGGTGACCAAGTCCGGCACGGTCGGCAGCGTCGACATCACCAGCGCCGCCAACGCCACCGTCGGCATGTCCGTCACCCGCCGCGGCTCCACCACCGGCATCCACAGCGGCACGGTGACCGGTCTGAACGCCACCGTGAACTACGGCGGCGGCGACATCGTCTACGGCATGATCCAGACCAACGTCTGCGCCGAGCCCGGCGACTCCGGCGGCCCGCTCTACTCGGGCAGCCGGGCGATCGGTCTCACCTCGGGCGGCAGCGGCAACTGCTCCTCGGGCGGGACGACCTTCTTCCAGCCCGTGACGGAGGCGCTGAGCGCGTACGGGGTCAACGTCTTCTGACCCCGGGGCACGAAGGTCCCTCCGGCCGCCGACGGCGGCCGGAGGGACCTTCGTGCCAGGACCTGCGGCCCCGCCCGGGCTACCGGCGGACCTCGCCCACCTCCGAGGCGATCGGCTCCGCCGCCGGCGTCCGCCTCACCGAGGACAGCACCAGGGTGACGGCCGAGCCGACGACCGCCCAGACCGACAGGACCACCATCGAGGCGGTCATGCCGTTGCCCTTGAAGTACGCGATCGAGCGCGCCGCCCAGGTGCCCGCGCCCGGGGGCAGGTACGGGCCGATCGCTCTCCAGAACGGCGGCAGCATCGGCAGCGGGAAGGCACCGCCCGCGCTCGGGTTGCCCGCGATCACGATGAGCAGGATCGCCAGGCCGATGCCGACGATCCCGAACACCGACTGCAGGGCGAGGGTGGCGGCGCCCACCGCGAAGACCACCAGGGTGCCCAGGCCCCACAGGGCCGCGATGCTGCCGGGCAGGGCGCCGAGGATCGGACCCACGATGATCGCGCCGCCGAGACCGCCGAGGGCCGAGTAGAGCGCCAGGACCCCGAGGCGGATGATCGCGCGCTCCCGGTTGGCGGGCCGGGAGCCCGCGCTGATCGCCAGGATCGCGGCGCAGATGTAGCCGCCGACGCACCAGCCGATGACCAGGTAGAAGGCGGAGAGCCCGTTGAAGTCCTGGGAGGAGGAGGGAGCCACGTCGACGGTCCGCACACGGCGCTGTTCGGCCGCCTCCAGCCTCGTCACCATCGCCTCCAGGGTCGAGGAGAGCACCTTGCCGCCGCCGGAGGCGACGAGCAGGGTGTCGGTGCGGCCCCGCGGGTCGACGACGAGGGCCCCGTCGATGTCCCGGTCCAGGATCTGCTTCCGCGCCTCGGCCTCGCTCGCGACCGCGCGCGGGTCGAGGGGATCGCCGGGCAGCTGCGCCAGCCGTTCCGTCAGGGCGGGGGAGAGCTGCTGGGGGGCGACGACGCCGAAGGGGACGTCCGTGGGTCTCGGATTGTGCAGGGCCCCGACGTACGAGGTGATGAACAGGAGTTGGAGGGCGAAGACGCCGACGACGAGCAGGGCGGCTCGGGGGGTGACGGCGCTTTTCAGTTCATCGACGAGACTCATGCCCCCACGCTCAGGGTCCCGGGGTCTTCCCGCAGGCGGGTGGGGGCCGAATGGCTGACCGGGCCCGCTCACGCGCCCCCGGCGGACCTGTCGGCCGTCCGACGACGGCACAGGACTTTTTACCGACGCGTAACTTCCCAGTCGAGGCTACCCGTGCGTAGCTTGGCTGGAGAGCATCCCCACTTGTGGTCCGGGCCGCAGGGCACAGCACCCCCACCTTCCCCTTGAGCCGCAAGGAGATCGCCCGATGCTGCCCCCGAAGTCCTGGAAGAGCGCCGTCAGAGCGCTGTCCGTGCTCCTCCTGACCGCCGCCGCCACCCTCGCCCCCACCACCGCCGCACAGGCCGCCACCGCCCCCAGCCGTGGCTGGAACGACTTCTCCTGCAAGCCGTCCGCCGCACACCCGCGCCCCGTCGTCCTCGTCCACGGCACCTTCGGGAACTCCTGGGACAACTGGCTCGCCCTCGCCCCCTACCTGGTCGACCGGGGCTACTGCGTCTTCTCGCTCGACTACGGCCAACTGCCGGGCGTGCCCCTCTTCAACGGCCTCGGCCCCATCGCCGCGTCCGCCGGACAGCTCGACACCTACGTCGACCGCGTCCTCGCCGCCACCGGCGCCCCCGAGGCCGACCTCGTCGGACACTCGCAGGGCGGCATGATGCCCCGCTGGTACCTCAAGTTCCTCGGCGGGGCCGAGAAGGTGAACACCCTCGTCGGCATCGCCCCCGACAACCACGGCACCACCCTGCTCGGCCTCACCAAGCTCCTGCCGTACTTCCCCGGAGCCGAGGACGTCATCAGCTCCACGACCCCCGGCCTCGCCGACCAGATCGCCGGCTCGGCCTTCATCACCAAGCTCAACGAGGGCGGCGACACCGTGCCGGGCGTCCGCTACCACGTCATCGCGACCCAGTACGACGAGGTCGTCACCCCGTACCGCTCCCAGTTCCTGACCGGACCGAACGTCACCAACGTCCTCATCCAGGACAAGTGCGCGCTCGACCTCTCCGAGCACGTGGCGATCGGCACGGCGGACCGGGTCACCTTCCACGAGGTGGCCAACGCCCTCGACCCGTCCCACGCGACCCCGACCACCTGCCTCTCGGTGGTCGGCTAGCCCCGGGTCCGGCGCCGCCGGCCCGTCCCGAAGAGCACCGCCGCACCGAGCGCGAGCACGGCGGCGCCACCGACCGCGAGACACGGGGTGGTGGCGTCGCCGCCCGTCTCCGCCAGCTCCGCGCCGGAGCCCGAACCGGCGTGAGCGGAGGCCTCGGAAGGCTCCGAGGAAGGGGTCGCCCCCGCATTCGTCGCCTCGGCGCCCGTGGTCTCGGCGCCCGTCGCCGCGTCGGCGTCCCCGTGTCCGCCGTGCTCGACCGAGGACTCCTCCTCGCCCGCCTCGATCTGCTCGTCGGTGGGCGCGGAGGCCGTGGGCGCCGGGGCCGTACCGCCGTTGTCCTGCCCGAACACCACGTCCGAGCAGGTGTAGAACGCCTCGGGGGAGTCGGAGCGCTGCCAGATCGAGTAGATGAGATGGCGGCCGGACTTCTTCGGCACGGTCCCCTGGAACACGTAGTCGCCGTTCTGCATCCCCGGATCGGTCACCGTCACGAACGGCTGCTCCTCCAGGTCCGACCACTTCAGCGGCTTCGACGGGTCGTACCCGTCCTTCGTCACGTACAGCGCGAACGAGCCCTTGTGCGGGGCGGTCCCCTTGTACCGGAAGGTGTGCGCACCGGGCTTCATGCTGCTCGCCGGCCAGTCGGCCCGTGCCAGGTCGAGCCCCCGGTACTTGTCGTTGCCCGCGCTGCACAGCCTGCCGTCCGGGATCAACTGCTTGTGCCGCCCGGCGGCGTCGGCGATGTTCACCGCGTTCCAGTCGTAGAACGCCTGCGTCCCGCTCGCCGCCACGGCCGCCTTGCACGCCGCCGACTTCGGCGCCTCGGGCCCCTCCGCGTAACAGGCCGAGACCCGGCTCACCGGGTCGGTCATCGACCCGTGCGCGAGAGCGGGAGAAGCGGCGATTCCGGACAGGACCAGAGCGGCGGTGACGGTGGCTGTCGCCATACGGCGAGAGGTCATGGGGGGACGACTCCTTCACGAGGGTGTGTGGGGGGTTGCCGAGCAAACTAGCCCTGGAAGAAGCGTGGATCGCGGCCTTTAGGACCGCGTTAAGGCGGAGGTAAGAGGCGGCTGAGGAACAGCTAGCCCAGCCGTCGGTAGCGGCGCTCCGGGCGGCCCGTGCCGCCGTACCGCAGGGTGACCTCCGCGCGGCCCGTCTCCGCGAAGTACTCCAGATAACGCCGGGCGCTCACCCGGGACAGGGAGCCCGCTTCGGCGCACTCCGAGGCCGACAGGCCCTCGGGATGGGCCCGCAGGACGGAGTCGACCAGGTCGGCCGTGTGCGCCGCGAGGCCCTTCGGGAGCTCGCGGGAGCCGCGCGGACGCGAACCGAAGATCCGGTCCACGTCCTCCTGGCGGGCCTCGTCCAGCTCGTCGAGGCGATGGCGCAGCGCCGCCACGTGCCGCAACTGCTCGTGCAGCGCCGCCTGGGTGAACGGCTTGATCAGATAGTGCAGGGCCCCGGCGCGCAGCGCCGAGCGGATCGTGCCCACGTCCCGCGCCGCCGTGATGAAGAGCGCGTCCATGCCCAGACCGGCCGCGCGCAGCTCCCGCAGCACCCGCACGCCGTCCATGTCGGGCAGGAAGACGTCGAGCAGCACCAGGTCGGGACGGAGCCGCTCGGCCGCGCGGAGCGCCTCGGCACCGCTGTGCGCGACCCCCGCCACGGTGAAGCCCGCCACTGCCGACACGTAGCGGCAGTGCAGCTTGGCGACCATGAAGTCGTCGTCCACGACCAGCACCTTCGTCACGCCGACCCACGCTAGGTCCCGACCACAACGACCACAACGTCCGTTGATTGCGGAAGAGAGACAGCTTCTTAACGCGAGGGCAACATGTGGGCCACCTCACCCCCCATCCCTCCTGCTTGAGAGGCGGCACACGTGCGGTTGCGCACCCCCTTCGCCCTCCTCGGGGCGGCTCTCCTGGTGCTCGTGGGCCCGCCGCTGCTCAGCCCGGGCACCGGCTCCGACACCGGCACCGCGATACCCGGCCTGCGCTTCATGGTCCCCAACACCCCCGGCGGCGGATACGACATCACCGCCCGCACCGCGGCCAAGAACGCCGAGGAAGCCGGTCTCACCGGCGACGTCGAGGTCTTCAACCTGCCCGGCGCGGGCGGCACCGTCGGCCTCACCCGGCTCGTCGGCGAGCGCGGAAACGGCCGCCTCGCCATGTCCATGGGCCTCGGCGTCGTCGGCGCCGTCCACACCAACAAGACGCCCAGGACCCTCGCCGACACCACCCCGATCGCCCGGCTCACCGAGGAGCAGGACATCGTCGTGGTCGGCAAGGACTCCCCGTACAAGACGATCCAGGAGCTCCTCGCCGCCTGGAAGAAGGACCCCGGGAAGCTGCCCGTCGGCGGCGGCTCCTCGCCCGGCGGCCCCGACCACCTCGCCCCGATGCTGATGGCGCAGGCCGCCGGGATCGCGCCGAAGGACGTCAACTACGTGCCCTTCGACGGCGGCGGCGAACTCCTCGCCTCCATCCTCGGCGACAAGGTCGGCTTCGGCGTCTCCGGCGTCGGCGAGTACCTCGACCAGATCAAGGCGGGCGAGCTG contains these protein-coding regions:
- a CDS encoding S1 family peptidase, which produces MHITPTKKFRLLALTAGLVAAAATLGVPTASADSAQTFSATQLSAASDAVLAADVAGTAWRVDTATGKVVVTADSTVSQAEIAKIKHQAGTNAGALRIERTPGTFNKLISGGDAIYASSWRCSLGFNVKDSAGNYYFLTAGHCTDGAGTWWSNSTHSTVLGSTAGSSFPTNDYGIVRYTNTSVTKSGTVGSVDITSAANATVGMSVTRRGSTTGIHSGTVTGLNATVNYGGGDIVYGMIQTNVCAEPGDSGGPLYSGSRAIGLTSGGSGNCSSGGTTFFQPVTEALSAYGVNVF
- a CDS encoding S1 family peptidase, whose protein sequence is MRNTRTRLLAVAAGLAAATALGLPGAQAAPAPGPAGAAQLARADAAVEAAGVGGTAWYVDRAAGRVVVTADSTVTDAGLAKIQRQAGADAGALRVQRTPGVLKPLLSAGDAIYGGGYRCSLGFNVVSGSTYYFLTAGHCGNVAKTWYTNSAQSTLIGATAGSSFPGNDYALVRYDNTSLSHSGGYSAADAYVGESVKRTGSTTGTHGGTVTGLNATVHYSSGGTVKGLIQTNVCAEPGDSGGPLYDGTKALGITSGGSGDCRSGGTTFFQPVPEALSAYKVSLY
- a CDS encoding tripartite tricarboxylate transporter substrate binding protein — translated: MRLRTPFALLGAALLVLVGPPLLSPGTGSDTGTAIPGLRFMVPNTPGGGYDITARTAAKNAEEAGLTGDVEVFNLPGAGGTVGLTRLVGERGNGRLAMSMGLGVVGAVHTNKTPRTLADTTPIARLTEEQDIVVVGKDSPYKTIQELLAAWKKDPGKLPVGGGSSPGGPDHLAPMLMAQAAGIAPKDVNYVPFDGGGELLASILGDKVGFGVSGVGEYLDQIKAGELRLLAVTGPKRVPGLDAPTLREAGLDTEFTNWRGIVAPPGLSDAEREKLVALVTELHGSPQWRESLKTHGWNDAFLPGAEFGTFLTEQDRRVGSVLKELGL
- a CDS encoding DUF1684 domain-containing protein, whose translation is MSTDPRQDWQHWHEQREAAVASSYGPLSLTGTHWLADFPEGRIPAIPGEWREDGDEVVLTAGAEDGLTVDGKPFAGTVRLTADHGPIHESRVESAGRRLVVLRREGLWAVRDFDPGSEARRAFRGIEATPYDERWVVSGVFRPYGETRGVRVENADGRERGLGLSGELAFELHGGEHVLRVAVEDDGTLWAVFADATSGRDSYRFRFLRPEAPAADGSVTVDFNRALLPPCAFADHFICPFPPPGNTLDTAVPAGERRLNPA
- a CDS encoding response regulator, giving the protein MTKVLVVDDDFMVAKLHCRYVSAVAGFTVAGVAHSGAEALRAAERLRPDLVLLDVFLPDMDGVRVLRELRAAGLGMDALFITAARDVGTIRSALRAGALHYLIKPFTQAALHEQLRHVAALRHRLDELDEARQEDVDRIFGSRPRGSRELPKGLAAHTADLVDSVLRAHPEGLSASECAEAGSLSRVSARRYLEYFAETGRAEVTLRYGGTGRPERRYRRLG
- a CDS encoding triacylglycerol lipase is translated as MLPPKSWKSAVRALSVLLLTAAATLAPTTAAQAATAPSRGWNDFSCKPSAAHPRPVVLVHGTFGNSWDNWLALAPYLVDRGYCVFSLDYGQLPGVPLFNGLGPIAASAGQLDTYVDRVLAATGAPEADLVGHSQGGMMPRWYLKFLGGAEKVNTLVGIAPDNHGTTLLGLTKLLPYFPGAEDVISSTTPGLADQIAGSAFITKLNEGGDTVPGVRYHVIATQYDEVVTPYRSQFLTGPNVTNVLIQDKCALDLSEHVAIGTADRVTFHEVANALDPSHATPTTCLSVVG
- a CDS encoding lytic polysaccharide monooxygenase, with translation MTSRRMATATVTAALVLSGIAASPALAHGSMTDPVSRVSACYAEGPEAPKSAACKAAVAASGTQAFYDWNAVNIADAAGRHKQLIPDGRLCSAGNDKYRGLDLARADWPASSMKPGAHTFRYKGTAPHKGSFALYVTKDGYDPSKPLKWSDLEEQPFVTVTDPGMQNGDYVFQGTVPKKSGRHLIYSIWQRSDSPEAFYTCSDVVFGQDNGGTAPAPTASAPTDEQIEAGEEESSVEHGGHGDADAATGAETTGAEATNAGATPSSEPSEASAHAGSGSGAELAETGGDATTPCLAVGGAAVLALGAAVLFGTGRRRRTRG
- a CDS encoding DUF3533 domain-containing protein, producing MSLVDELKSAVTPRAALLVVGVFALQLLFITSYVGALHNPRPTDVPFGVVAPQQLSPALTERLAQLPGDPLDPRAVASEAEARKQILDRDIDGALVVDPRGRTDTLLVASGGGKVLSSTLEAMVTRLEAAEQRRVRTVDVAPSSSQDFNGLSAFYLVIGWCVGGYICAAILAISAGSRPANRERAIIRLGVLALYSALGGLGGAIIVGPILGALPGSIAALWGLGTLVVFAVGAATLALQSVFGIVGIGLAILLIVIAGNPSAGGAFPLPMLPPFWRAIGPYLPPGAGTWAARSIAYFKGNGMTASMVVLSVWAVVGSAVTLVLSSVRRTPAAEPIASEVGEVRR